One region of Malania oleifera isolate guangnan ecotype guangnan chromosome 6, ASM2987363v1, whole genome shotgun sequence genomic DNA includes:
- the LOC131157635 gene encoding endoglucanase-like, translated as MGCGSMLLWGGVLLYVLASWNGLAMEDGGLCSPPKYNYTDALGKAILFFEGQRSGKLPPGQRVRWRGDSALLDGMPDKVNLAGGYYDAGDNVKFGWPMSFTMSLLSWAAVEYQKEISAVNQMCYLHEAIRWGTDFILRAYTPPTTLYTQVGDGNEDHQCWERPEDMDTPRTLYKITSSKPGTEAAAEASAALAAASIVFKRVDSKYSANLLTQSKSLFNFADKFRGSYQASCPFYCSYSGFQDELLWAAAWLYKASGDANYLNYVSSNQGWSQAMSEFSWDNKFVGAQTLLAKEFLGGKKNLGKFKRDADSFICALMPGSSSRQIRTTPGGLMFTRDGSNLQYVTSSTMVLFIYSTTLSASHIEGVQCGSHNFSTSQIRAFAKSQVDYILGKNPKKMSYMVGLGSKFPRQLHHRAASIPSIKILPAKVGCNQGFSTWFSSSKPNPNTHVGAIVGGPDSNDQFSDSRSDYAHLEATTYINAAFVGSVAALTSSAKVCLELPQINRTAHLVDHI; from the exons ATGGGCTGTGGTAGTATGCTCCTCTGGGGTGGGGTCTTGTTGTATGTCTTGGCTAGTTGGAATGGACTAGCCATGGAGGATGGAGGGCTGTGCTCCCCTCCCAAATATAACTATACTGATGCGCTTGGCAAGGCAATCTTGTTTTTTGAAGGACAAAGGTCAGGGAAGCTGCCGCCTGGGCAGCGAGTGCGGTGGAGGGGAGACTCTGCTCTCTTAGATGGCATGCCTGATAAA GTGAACTTGGCAGGAGGATACTATGACGCTGGGGACAATGTCAAGTTTGGATGGCCAATGTCTTTCACAATGAGCTTGTTGAGTTGGGCTGCTGTTGAGTACCAAAAAGAGATATCTGCAGTTAACCAGATGTGTTACCTTCACGAAGCAATCCGCTGGGGAACTGATTTCATATTGCGAGCTTACACTCCCCCCACCACCCTCTACACCCAG GTTGGAGATGGGAATGAAGATCACCAGTGCTGGGAGCGTCCAGAGGACATGGACACCCCTCGAACACTCTACAAAATCACTTCCTCTAAACCGGGAACTGAGGCAGCAGCTGAGGCTTCTGCTGCTCTTGCTGCTGCATCAATAGTCTTCAAACGGGTGGACTCCAAATATTCTGCAAATCTGCTCACCCAATCGAAATCA CTATTTAATTTTGCAGACAAGTTCAGAGGATCTTACCAAGCCTCCTGCCCTTTCTACTGCTCCTACTCAGGCTTTCAG GATGAGTTGCTGTGGGCAGCAGCTTGGCTGTACAAGGCCAGTGGAGATGCCAACTATTTGAATTACGTATCAAGCAACCAAGGATGGAGTCAGGCAATGTCGGAGTTCAGTTGGGATAACAAGTTCGTTGGAGCTCAGACACTGCTAGCAAAG GAATTCcttggtgggaagaaaaatttGGGGAAGTTCAAGAGAGATGCTGATTCATTCATATGTGCATTGATGCCCGGAAGTAGCTCCAGGCAGATCAGAACAACTCCAG GTGGGCTTATGTTTACCAGAGATGGTAGCAATCTTCAGTATGTGACAAGCTCTACCATGGTGCTATTTATCTACTCCACGACCCTGAGTGCATCTCATATTGAGGGTGTCCAATGTGGTTCTCATAATTTCTCCACCTCCCAAATCAGAGCCTTTGCAAAATCACAG GTGGATTACATACTTGGGAAAAACCCCAAGAAGATGTCCTACATGGTGGGCCTCGGCAGCAAATTTCCGAGGCAATTGCACCACCGAGCTGCATCCATCCCCTCCATCAAAATTCTACCGGCCAAGGTCGGATGCAACCAGGGGTTTTCAACCTGGTTTTCTTCCAGCAAACCAAATCCAAATACTCATGTGGGTGCCATTGTAGGAGGTCCTGATTCCAATGACCAGTTCAGCGATTCGAGATCGGATTATGCTCACCTGGAAGCCACAACCTATATCAATGCAGCTTTTGTGGGTTCAGTGGCTGCCTTAACTTCATCTGCCAAAGTGTGTTTGGAACTGCCACAGATCAATAGGACTGCGCACTTGGTTGATCACATTTAA
- the LOC131157634 gene encoding endoglucanase-like, with amino-acid sequence MACGSMVLWGVALWCGLASWNGLAMEDGRLCSPPNYDYGDALGKAILSFEGQRSGKLPPTPRVQWRGDSANSDGMPDNVNLAGGYYDAGDNVKFGWPMSFTVSLLSWAAATYPKKISAVNQMSYLRDSIRWGADFILQAYTHPTTLYTQVGDGNRDHQCWERPEDMDTPRTLYKITSSNPGTEAAAEASAALAAASIVFRRVDSKYSANLLGQSKSLFNFADKFRGSYQASCPFYCSYSGFQDELLWAAAWLYKASGDANYLNYVSSNQGWSRAMTEFSWDNKFVGAQTLLAKEFLIGGKKNLEKYKRDADSFVCALMPGSSSRQIKTTPGGLMFTRDGSNLQYVTSSTMVLFIYSKTLSASHILGVQCGSQNFSTSQIRAFAKSQVDYILGNNPKKMSYMVGFGNKFPMQLHHRAASIPAIKVLPAKVGCNQGFADWFSSSKPNPNTHVGAIVGGPDSNDQFRDSRSDYAHSETTTYINAAFVGSVAALTASAKGCLELPQINRTAQIIDEI; translated from the exons ATGGCTTGTGGTAGTATGGTCCTGTGGGGTGTGGCCTTGTGGTGTGGCTTGGCCAGTTGGAATGGGCTAGCCATGGAGGATGGAAGGCTGTGCTCCCCTCCTAATTATGACTATGGTGATGCACTTGGCAAAGCAATTTTGTCTTTTGAAGGGCAAAGATCGGGCAAGTTGCCGCCTACGCCGAGAGTGCAATGGAGGGGAGACTCTGCTAACTCAGATGGCATGCCCGATAAT GTGAATTTGGCAGGAGGGTACTATGATGCTGGGGACAATGTCAAGTTTGGATGGCCAATGTCTTTTACAGTGAGCTTATTGAGTTGGGCAGCTGCAACGTACCCGAAGAAGATATCTGCAGTTAATCAGATGAGTTACCTTCGCGATTCTATTCGCTGGGGTGCCGATTTCATATTGCAAGCTTACACTCACCCCACCACCCTCTACAcccag GTTGGAGATGGAAACAGAGATCACCAATGCTGGGAGCGTCCAGAGGACATGGACACTCCTCGAACACTCTACAAAATCACTTCCTCTAATCCGGGAACTGAGGCGGCAGCTGAGGCTTCTGCTGCTCTTGCTGCTGCATCAATTGTCTTCAGAAGGGTGGACTCCAAATATTCTGCGAATCTACTCGGACAATCAAAATCA CTCTTTAATTTTGCAGACAAGTTCAGAGGATCTTACCAAGCCTCCTGCCCTTTCTACTGTTCCTATTCAGGCTTTCAG GATGAATTGCTGTGGGCAGCAGCTTGGCTGTACAAGGCCAGTGGAGATGCCAACTATTTGAATTATGTATCAAGCAACCAAGGATGGAGTCGGGCAATGACGGAGTTCAGTTGGGATAACAAGTTCGTTGGAGCTCAGACATTGCTAGCAAAG GAATTCCTAATTGGTGGCAAGAAAAATTTGGAGAAGTACAAGCGAGATGCTGATTCATTTGTATGTGCATTGATGCCCGGAAGTAGCTCTAGGCAGATCAAAACAACTCCAG GTGGCCTTATGTTCACCAGAGATGGTAGCAATCTACAGTATGTAACAAGCTCTACCATGGTGCTATTTATCTACTCCAAAACCCTAAGTGCATCTCATATTCTGGGAGTCCAATGTGGTTCTCAGAATTTCTCCACCTCCCAAATCAGAGCCTTTGCAAAATCACAG GTGGACTATATACTTGGGAACAACCCCAAGAAGATGTCCTACATGGTGGGCTTTGGAAATAAATTTCCAATGCAGTTGCACCACAGAGCTGCATCCATCCCCGCCATCAAAGTTCTTCCGGCCAAGGTCGGATGCAACCAGGGATTTGCAGACTGGTTTTCTTCCAGCAAACCAAATCCAAATACTCATGTGGGTGCCATTGTAGGAGGTCCTGACTCGAATGACCAGTTCAGGGATTCGAGATCAGACTACGCTCATTCGGAAACTACGACCTATATCAATGCAGCTTTTGTGGGTTCAGTGGCTGCCTTAACTGCATCTGCCAAAGGGTGTTTGGAACTGCCACAGATCAATAGAACTGCACAAATTATTGATGAAATTTAG